A single window of Ananas comosus cultivar F153 linkage group 17, ASM154086v1, whole genome shotgun sequence DNA harbors:
- the LOC109722904 gene encoding uncharacterized protein LOC109722904: protein MCVVKRFGVCGKLSPRYVGPFEILEHVGAVAYKLALPPRLAGVHNVFHISNLRKYIRNSTHVLEYEPVELNEDMTYEEYPICILDREEKKLQNRTIPYVKVQWSNHAVREATWELEEIMRKMYPHLFESTS from the coding sequence ATGTGTGTTGTGAAGAGGTTTGGTGTCtgcgggaagctaagtccccggtatgtcggaccatttgagattTTGGAGCACGTCGGTGCGGTGGCCTACAAGcttgcattaccaccgaggcttgcgggagtacacAACGTGTTTCACATAtcaaatctccgcaagtatatccGCAATTCGACGCATGTGTTGGAGTATGAACCGGTGGAATTGAATGAGGacatgacttatgaggagtacccgatTTGTATACTAGATCGAGAGGAAAAGAAGTTGCAGAATCGCACAATTCCTTATGTCAAggtccagtggagcaatcatgcggtgcgtgaggccacttgggaacttGAGGAAATCATGAGGAAGATGTATCCTCACTTGTTCGAGTCGACAAGCTAA